In Pseudomonadota bacterium, one DNA window encodes the following:
- the mscL gene encoding large conductance mechanosensitive channel protein MscL: MNVTQKAILVLEEFKAFAFKGNVVDLAVGVIIGAAFGKIVDSLVRNIIMPLAGCLIPGEQGYLGWRFVLNGKAIPYGLFIGEVVNFLIVALALFFFIVKFLGWVMKIKTQQAAVTPAPTHGEQLLIEIRDLLQTQTKALVREGREKN; encoded by the coding sequence ATGAACGTTACACAAAAAGCTATCTTAGTTCTGGAGGAATTTAAGGCCTTTGCCTTCAAGGGCAACGTGGTCGATCTCGCCGTGGGCGTAATTATCGGAGCAGCCTTTGGAAAGATCGTCGACTCGCTGGTCAGGAATATAATTATGCCCCTTGCCGGTTGCCTTATCCCTGGAGAGCAGGGCTACCTAGGGTGGAGGTTCGTGCTAAACGGCAAAGCGATTCCGTATGGACTTTTTATCGGTGAGGTCGTTAACTTTCTGATAGTAGCGCTCGCCCTCTTCTTCTTTATCGTTAAGTTCCTAGGCTGGGTTATGAAGATAAAAACACAACAAGCTGCCGTCACGCCAGCTCCGACACACGGAGAGCAACTTCTTATAGAGATTCGGGATCTGCTACAAACACAGACTAAGGCACTTGTGAGGGAAGGTAGAGAAAAAAACTAA